A single genomic interval of Exiguobacterium sp. BMC-KP harbors:
- a CDS encoding GNAT family N-acetyltransferase: protein MIHIQRAPDVKMAYQAMQDGFQDYLIPLHLSEAEFQERIIERDGNQLEHSFVAYHGEKPVGLWLNGWKDIDGRRVMRCGGLGVSPQYRRLGIAKALYQAQLSHAKEIGMNELMLEVIQGNDLAIRLYESLHYTIVGEIGYFHLTDERQEVVLPTIKEAEFLKRYDIQGEYIWQQDPHVMQQVQTEYYQLEESVVAVAGSSLLSVVGPADQKARHATEIVRRLPGTTYHYQSTDVKVWEALRSEGWTQRDLKQYIMRQSL from the coding sequence ATGATTCACATTCAACGCGCACCTGACGTAAAAATGGCGTACCAAGCGATGCAGGATGGATTTCAAGACTATTTGATTCCGCTGCACTTATCGGAAGCAGAATTCCAAGAGCGCATCATCGAACGAGATGGGAATCAGTTAGAGCATTCATTCGTTGCCTATCATGGAGAAAAGCCAGTCGGTCTATGGCTGAACGGTTGGAAGGACATTGATGGTCGACGCGTCATGCGGTGTGGAGGACTAGGGGTTTCTCCGCAGTATCGTCGTCTTGGGATTGCGAAAGCCTTATACCAAGCGCAACTGAGTCATGCAAAAGAAATCGGTATGAATGAGTTGATGCTTGAAGTCATTCAAGGGAATGATCTAGCGATACGGTTGTATGAATCACTTCACTATACGATTGTTGGAGAAATCGGTTATTTTCACCTAACGGATGAACGACAAGAAGTGGTTCTGCCTACGATTAAAGAAGCAGAATTCTTAAAGCGATACGACATCCAAGGTGAGTACATTTGGCAACAGGATCCTCATGTCATGCAGCAAGTACAAACGGAGTATTATCAATTAGAAGAAAGTGTAGTGGCAGTAGCCGGGTCATCACTTTTGTCAGTTGTCGGTCCAGCAGACCAAAAAGCAAGACACGCGACAGAAATCGTCCGTCGTTTACCAGGGACGACCTATCATTATCAATCGACAGATGTGAAGGTGTGGGAAGCATTACGTTCTGAAGGATGGACTCAGCGAGATTTGAAACAATACATCATGCGTCAGTCTCTATAA
- a CDS encoding NUDIX hydrolase: MNYVEQLRKKIGHDPVILVGSVVLVVQNEHILLEQRNEAQARFGLPGGLMEWAESPEETAHRELAEETGLEVEQLTLLNVYSGPQYVTTLANGDVFQSVTLAYIGEHPIGTLKQSDESIKLQFVPLDDLPDHLVGSHARMIEDYKKRR, translated from the coding sequence ATGAATTATGTCGAACAGTTACGCAAAAAAATCGGTCACGATCCAGTCATTCTCGTCGGTTCCGTCGTCCTCGTCGTGCAGAACGAGCACATTCTGCTAGAGCAACGGAACGAAGCACAAGCTCGCTTCGGTTTGCCTGGAGGATTGATGGAATGGGCGGAATCACCGGAAGAGACAGCCCATCGGGAACTCGCGGAAGAGACGGGATTAGAGGTGGAACAATTGACGCTACTCAATGTCTACTCTGGTCCGCAATACGTGACGACGTTAGCGAACGGAGACGTCTTTCAAAGCGTCACCCTCGCCTATATCGGTGAACATCCAATTGGCACATTAAAACAAAGTGATGAAAGTATCAAGCTTCAGTTCGTCCCGCTCGACGACTTACCAGATCACTTAGTAGGTTCTCACGCTCGAATGATTGAAGACTACAAAAAGCGCCGCTAA
- a CDS encoding nitric oxide synthase oxygenase: MYSLIQSEAERFFTSYIEQYPEMIGRQQEVIRSIEETGTYEQTSSELAFGAKLAWRNSNRCVGRLFWEQLHVFDAREALTVEAVRDALFEHIRFATNEGRIRSTITIFHPTRVRLYNHQLVRYAGYETDNGIIGDPASIQLTRQCEALGWTGAHTSFDILPLLIELDGQVSLHPIPGELVLEVSITHPDYDLFGGREVRWYAVPMIADMQLEIGGIVYPCAPFNGWYMGTEIGARNLADTERYDLLPLVATQLGLNTSRERSLWKDRALVELNVAVLESFERAGVTIVDHHTAAKQFARFEKNEAACGRDVTGEWSWLVPPMSGATTHMFHKDYDPEIKRPNFFPKSTQTAPVTGCPFHQGALK; the protein is encoded by the coding sequence GTGTACTCACTCATTCAATCCGAAGCAGAACGCTTCTTTACTTCTTATATAGAGCAATACCCCGAAATGATCGGACGTCAGCAAGAAGTTATCCGTTCAATCGAAGAGACGGGAACATATGAGCAGACGTCTTCTGAGCTGGCGTTCGGTGCCAAGCTCGCTTGGCGCAACAGTAACCGCTGTGTTGGACGTCTCTTTTGGGAACAACTCCATGTCTTTGACGCGCGGGAGGCGTTGACCGTCGAAGCGGTCCGCGACGCGTTATTTGAGCACATCCGGTTCGCGACGAACGAAGGACGAATTCGCTCGACAATCACGATTTTCCACCCGACACGGGTTCGACTCTACAATCACCAACTCGTTCGTTACGCCGGTTACGAAACGGACAATGGCATTATTGGTGACCCGGCTTCCATTCAACTAACGCGCCAATGCGAAGCACTTGGTTGGACAGGAGCGCATACATCGTTTGATATTCTGCCCCTGTTGATTGAACTCGATGGACAAGTCAGTCTACATCCGATTCCTGGCGAGCTTGTCCTCGAGGTCAGCATCACGCATCCTGATTATGATTTGTTCGGCGGTCGCGAAGTCCGCTGGTATGCTGTACCGATGATTGCCGACATGCAGCTTGAAATTGGTGGCATCGTCTATCCGTGCGCCCCGTTCAATGGATGGTATATGGGAACAGAGATTGGTGCTCGTAACCTTGCCGATACGGAGCGTTACGATCTCTTACCACTCGTAGCCACCCAACTCGGTTTGAACACGTCACGTGAACGTTCGCTTTGGAAAGACCGAGCGCTCGTCGAGCTGAACGTAGCCGTGCTTGAGTCTTTCGAGCGTGCTGGTGTCACGATCGTCGATCATCATACGGCTGCGAAACAATTCGCTCGTTTTGAAAAAAACGAAGCGGCGTGCGGTCGTGATGTGACTGGGGAGTGGTCATGGCTCGTACCACCGATGAGTGGTGCGACGACACATATGTTCCATAAAGATTACGACCCGGAAATCAAACGACCGAACTTCTTCCCCAAATCGACACAGACAGCTCCTGTGACCGGCTGTCCGTTCCATCAAGGAGCCCTGAAATGA
- a CDS encoding YihY/virulence factor BrkB family protein produces MSLIKPVFARFFGEAFFDKSAQLAYYLMLSLFPFLLFVVGIVSFLPFTSDNVLDLIRPFAPAETYDLIQRNVVGIFDQGGFKLASISFLAAFWLASMSVQSLVRSLNDALEVTRKAPFWRGLLQDFAFTIGMMIILPISLIVPISEKLTRRFINHFAIVADFVTNYSWIWFLFRWGLGTLFLLVFFILLYRILPSVHLTVRQVLPGAIFATIAWQVVSEFFSYYAEFGSYDRLYGQLAGIIVLMTWFYLSAVVLMLGGLMNAERMRQKKEAKIMKPQKIKEESVR; encoded by the coding sequence ATGTCTTTAATCAAACCTGTATTTGCCCGTTTTTTTGGCGAAGCCTTTTTCGATAAATCGGCTCAGCTCGCCTACTATCTGATGTTGTCCTTATTCCCGTTCTTATTATTTGTTGTCGGAATCGTCTCGTTCTTACCGTTTACGTCGGATAACGTACTTGATTTGATTCGACCGTTTGCTCCGGCAGAAACGTACGATTTGATTCAGCGAAATGTCGTTGGGATTTTTGATCAAGGTGGCTTTAAACTTGCCTCGATCAGTTTCCTCGCAGCCTTTTGGCTCGCTTCAATGTCGGTCCAGTCACTTGTCCGCTCGCTGAATGATGCGCTTGAAGTGACACGAAAAGCACCATTTTGGCGCGGGCTCTTACAAGACTTCGCCTTTACGATCGGGATGATGATCATTCTTCCGATATCGTTGATCGTTCCGATTTCAGAGAAACTAACACGACGTTTCATCAACCATTTTGCGATCGTCGCTGATTTCGTGACGAACTACTCTTGGATTTGGTTCTTATTCCGCTGGGGACTCGGCACATTGTTCTTACTTGTCTTTTTCATCTTATTGTATCGGATCTTACCGAGTGTCCATCTGACGGTTCGTCAGGTACTCCCTGGTGCAATCTTTGCAACGATTGCCTGGCAAGTCGTTTCGGAATTTTTCTCTTACTATGCTGAGTTCGGTAGTTACGATCGTCTTTACGGTCAGCTTGCCGGCATCATCGTCTTAATGACGTGGTTCTATTTATCTGCCGTCGTCTTGATGTTAGGGGGACTGATGAATGCAGAACGCATGCGTCAGAAAAAAGAAGCAAAAATCATGAAGCCGCAAAAAATCAAAGAAGAAAGCGTGCGTTAA
- a CDS encoding sulfite exporter TauE/SafE family protein, whose protein sequence is MIYILFMLLGAIIGILSGFFGIGGGIILTPLLLILGYEASTAIVLSLLLTLGSTITGTLSHLRLKTFRFRDAGIIGLSGIIGSALITPVVFWLERHAVTDIVLSSLYIVLLLGFSIQFLRPRSKERPSFPVHDASVMKLAVTGLAAGILSSLMGVSGGFLLTPLLIGWVRFPLKQAIGTSIASATLIVLGGVTSYVASGTSAPLSLGLALIVGAFIGSPLGAALLNRFNEPFVQKALGIFYGVVALSVIVKVFGLPYLSLVLLALFTLSLLSVFGYRILKTT, encoded by the coding sequence ATGATTTATATCTTATTTATGTTGTTGGGTGCTATCATCGGCATTCTCTCCGGCTTTTTCGGAATCGGTGGTGGTATCATTCTCACCCCCCTGTTATTAATTCTCGGCTATGAAGCGAGTACCGCAATCGTTCTCAGTCTGTTACTGACACTCGGTTCGACTATAACCGGTACACTCTCGCATCTCCGCTTAAAAACATTCCGTTTTCGCGATGCTGGGATCATCGGTCTATCTGGAATCATCGGTTCAGCGTTAATCACACCAGTCGTCTTTTGGCTCGAGCGTCATGCTGTTACTGACATCGTCTTGTCGAGTCTTTATATCGTCTTACTGCTTGGATTTTCGATTCAATTTCTACGCCCCCGTTCAAAAGAACGTCCGTCTTTTCCGGTTCATGATGCTTCCGTCATGAAGCTCGCCGTCACCGGTCTCGCTGCCGGAATTCTCTCCTCATTGATGGGTGTCAGCGGTGGATTCTTATTAACCCCCCTCTTGATTGGTTGGGTTCGCTTCCCGCTCAAACAAGCAATCGGAACGAGTATTGCCTCTGCAACCCTTATCGTTCTAGGAGGCGTAACAAGTTATGTCGCTTCCGGAACCAGTGCCCCGTTATCGCTTGGTCTTGCCCTGATCGTCGGTGCGTTCATCGGCTCACCACTCGGTGCTGCACTCTTGAATCGCTTTAATGAGCCGTTCGTCCAAAAAGCGTTAGGTATCTTTTATGGTGTCGTTGCCTTGAGCGTCATCGTCAAAGTGTTCGGCCTTCCTTATCTGTCACTCGTATTACTCGCTTTGTTCACACTCAGTCTGTTGAGCGTCTTTGGATACCGGATTCTTAAAACTACCTAA
- a CDS encoding LysR family transcriptional regulator, translating to MKLTELRTFVTLVETRHFTKTAEQLFLSQPTISVHVKRLEEDVGHSLLIRDSFAIGVEVSEMGWIVYRHAKEILFQLEQMQSQLDESEGVFQGTLRIGATHTIHEIMLDDMIHLFSRAHPKVSLDIQLMNHDQVAAALRHREIDLGMIEGELILDGIRQIIFAKDQLHIIGATHLALEDATWIVREEGSASRYALHRWLDASSIVPARTITVDANYLARQLVLNGSGIAALSERLVTSFPSEAFTLHAKEISNRTFRYVLPEKMPTRLAERWIDFLEANWKG from the coding sequence ATGAAATTAACGGAACTGAGAACATTCGTTACACTTGTCGAGACACGTCATTTTACGAAAACAGCGGAGCAGTTATTTCTGTCGCAACCGACGATCAGTGTTCACGTGAAACGACTCGAAGAAGATGTCGGACATTCGTTATTAATACGTGATTCCTTCGCAATAGGGGTAGAGGTATCGGAAATGGGGTGGATCGTTTATCGGCATGCAAAAGAAATTCTATTCCAACTCGAACAGATGCAGTCGCAGTTAGATGAATCGGAAGGGGTCTTCCAAGGTACGCTACGAATCGGAGCAACACATACGATCCACGAGATAATGCTTGATGATATGATCCATCTGTTTTCGCGCGCTCACCCTAAAGTCTCACTGGACATCCAATTGATGAATCATGATCAAGTGGCAGCAGCTTTACGACATCGTGAGATTGATCTCGGTATGATTGAAGGTGAACTGATACTTGATGGAATAAGACAAATCATCTTTGCGAAAGATCAACTGCATATCATTGGAGCGACACATCTTGCACTCGAAGATGCGACGTGGATCGTCCGCGAAGAAGGGTCCGCTTCTCGCTATGCACTTCATCGTTGGCTTGATGCGTCGTCGATCGTTCCCGCTCGAACGATTACAGTAGATGCGAATTATTTAGCGCGACAACTTGTTTTAAATGGGAGTGGTATTGCAGCGCTGTCAGAACGACTTGTCACGTCCTTCCCGTCTGAAGCCTTTACGCTTCATGCGAAAGAAATCTCCAACCGGACGTTTCGCTATGTGTTACCAGAGAAGATGCCAACTCGACTAGCAGAGCGTTGGATCGATTTTTTAGAAGCGAATTGGAAAGGCTGA
- a CDS encoding metal-sensitive transcriptional regulator, with product MENGYEDRIIHRMNRIEGQIHGIVRMMKEEASCKDVVTQLSATRSAIDRVIGLVVSENLIDCVRQDDATENHEQAVAEAVQLLMKSR from the coding sequence ATGGAAAACGGTTATGAAGATCGCATCATTCATCGGATGAATCGGATTGAAGGACAGATCCACGGTATCGTTCGAATGATGAAAGAAGAGGCGTCCTGTAAGGATGTCGTGACACAACTGAGTGCGACACGTAGTGCAATCGATCGTGTCATTGGTCTCGTCGTCAGTGAGAACTTGATTGACTGTGTTCGTCAGGATGATGCGACGGAAAATCATGAACAAGCCGTTGCAGAGGCTGTTCAACTCTTAATGAAAAGTAGATAA
- a CDS encoding DsrE/DsrF/DrsH-like family protein produces the protein MSDTKKTTIVLFSGEYDKVMAAYIIANGAAAYDHEVTIFHTFWGLNAMRKDEPIQSDKTFLEKMFGKFMPRGADKMPLSKMNFGGAGQKMIKNVMKKHNAMPLPDLIELAKEQDVKLVACTMTMDLLGLKQEELHDGIEYAGVAAYLADAENGNVNLFI, from the coding sequence ATGTCAGATACGAAAAAAACAACCATCGTTTTATTTAGTGGAGAGTACGACAAAGTCATGGCAGCTTATATCATTGCCAACGGTGCAGCCGCATACGATCACGAAGTCACGATTTTTCATACCTTCTGGGGTTTGAATGCGATGCGTAAAGATGAACCAATCCAGTCGGATAAAACATTCCTTGAGAAGATGTTCGGTAAGTTCATGCCACGCGGTGCCGATAAGATGCCACTCTCGAAAATGAACTTCGGTGGTGCCGGTCAAAAAATGATTAAAAACGTCATGAAGAAACACAATGCGATGCCACTTCCGGACTTGATTGAATTAGCAAAAGAGCAGGACGTCAAACTCGTCGCCTGTACGATGACGATGGATCTGCTCGGCTTAAAACAGGAAGAATTGCACGACGGCATTGAGTACGCAGGAGTTGCCGCCTACCTCGCCGATGCGGAGAACGGAAACGTCAATCTATTCATCTAA
- a CDS encoding rhodanese-like domain-containing protein, with product MDVLSIILLLIVGYLAYKMFAPTKGVKQVSTTELKPLLNDRKRFYLDVRTPAEFKGNHIKGFKNIPLQTLNSQLNQIPKDKEVLVICQSGMRSKQAVKVLKKAGYPNVTEVRGGMNAWR from the coding sequence ATGGATGTACTATCGATTATCTTGTTGCTCATCGTCGGCTATCTCGCTTATAAGATGTTTGCACCAACGAAAGGTGTCAAGCAAGTATCGACAACGGAACTGAAACCGTTGTTAAACGACCGCAAGCGATTTTATCTCGATGTTCGGACACCAGCAGAATTCAAGGGCAATCACATCAAAGGATTTAAGAATATTCCATTACAAACGTTAAACAGTCAACTGAATCAAATCCCGAAAGACAAAGAAGTGCTCGTCATCTGTCAAAGCGGAATGCGAAGCAAACAAGCCGTCAAAGTATTAAAAAAAGCCGGTTATCCGAATGTCACGGAAGTCCGTGGCGGAATGAATGCCTGGCGTTGA
- a CDS encoding rhodanese-like domain-containing protein: protein MKRMTATEVQEKIERGEQLNVIDVREVDEVKEGMIPGAIHIPLGLIEFKMNELDKKKEYVMVCRSGARSGRATTYLEGQGYDVTNMDGGMMSYEGETK, encoded by the coding sequence ATGAAACGCATGACAGCAACAGAAGTACAGGAAAAAATCGAACGTGGTGAACAACTGAACGTCATTGATGTCCGAGAAGTCGATGAAGTCAAAGAAGGAATGATTCCGGGAGCGATCCATATTCCACTCGGATTGATTGAATTCAAGATGAACGAACTCGACAAGAAAAAAGAGTATGTCATGGTATGTCGTTCTGGTGCACGGAGTGGTCGCGCAACAACATATCTCGAAGGACAAGGATATGACGTGACGAACATGGATGGCGGCATGATGTCGTACGAAGGCGAAACGAAATAA
- a CDS encoding sulfurtransferase TusA family protein, which produces MTMIKSDIVLDAKGLACPMPIVRTKKTIKTLEPGQVIEVQATDKGSTADLRAWANSTGNHYLGTIEEGEVLRHYVRKSTGDVTEPAAFNQTVDNAKVEAARQDDSITVLDVREQAEYAFAHVPGAINIPLGELEARHTELDSNQTIYVICRTGSRSDMACRQLSDKGYTVHNVLPGMQEWAFETTTLVSAK; this is translated from the coding sequence ATGACTATGATTAAATCAGATATCGTATTGGACGCTAAAGGTCTCGCTTGTCCCATGCCAATCGTTCGGACGAAAAAAACGATCAAGACGTTAGAACCGGGACAAGTCATTGAAGTCCAGGCGACAGATAAAGGTTCGACTGCAGATCTTCGTGCTTGGGCGAACAGTACCGGTAATCATTACCTCGGTACGATTGAAGAAGGCGAAGTACTCCGTCATTACGTTCGGAAATCGACGGGCGATGTCACGGAACCTGCAGCATTCAACCAAACCGTCGATAACGCAAAAGTTGAAGCAGCACGTCAGGACGACTCAATCACGGTACTCGATGTTCGGGAACAAGCAGAATATGCCTTCGCTCACGTACCGGGAGCGATCAATATTCCGTTAGGCGAGCTGGAAGCACGACACACGGAACTGGATTCGAATCAGACGATTTATGTCATTTGCCGGACAGGCAGTCGAAGTGATATGGCATGCCGACAGCTCAGTGACAAGGGCTACACGGTCCACAATGTCTTACCGGGTATGCAGGAATGGGCATTTGAGACAACAACACTCGTTTCAGCGAAATAA
- a CDS encoding MBL fold metallo-hydrolase, with protein MAQAMTAAQVTKKIIGRESLFILDVRNEDAFQDWKIEGENFKYLNIPYFELLDGVEEILDQLPTDQDVLVVCAKEGSSIFVADMLEEAGRDVSYFSGGMKAWSEHLEPISLGTLNDTGADQGEVIQFVRIGKGCLSYMVISEGEAVLIDATRMTDVYLDYAASRNITIKHVFDTHLHADHISGGRDIAEKTGATYWLPPKDATDVTFEYAPLEDGSMVQVGDTAIEVRALYSPGHTIGSTSFIVDQRYLLTGDILFIDSIGRPDLAGLAEDWVGDLRDSLYNTYRDLSPELIVLPAHFMIIEELNTDGSVAEKLSILLANNHGLNIDDETEFRKMVTENLPPQPNAYQDIRETNMGKQTPDLETQREMEVGPNRCAVR; from the coding sequence ATGGCACAAGCAATGACAGCCGCACAAGTTACGAAGAAAATCATTGGACGTGAGTCTCTGTTCATCTTAGATGTACGGAATGAAGATGCGTTTCAAGATTGGAAGATTGAAGGAGAGAACTTCAAGTACCTCAACATTCCGTATTTTGAATTGTTGGATGGTGTTGAGGAGATTCTCGATCAGCTTCCGACGGATCAGGATGTCCTCGTCGTTTGCGCAAAAGAAGGTTCATCGATTTTCGTCGCCGATATGCTGGAAGAAGCAGGGCGAGACGTATCGTATTTCTCAGGCGGCATGAAAGCATGGAGTGAACATCTAGAACCAATTTCACTCGGAACGTTGAACGATACGGGAGCTGATCAAGGGGAAGTCATCCAGTTTGTCCGAATCGGTAAAGGATGTCTCTCGTATATGGTCATCTCAGAAGGAGAGGCTGTTCTTATCGATGCGACACGAATGACGGATGTTTATCTGGATTATGCAGCGTCACGTAACATTACGATTAAGCATGTGTTTGATACACATCTTCATGCGGATCATATTTCTGGAGGACGCGACATCGCAGAAAAAACAGGGGCGACGTATTGGTTGCCACCTAAAGATGCAACAGATGTCACATTCGAGTATGCACCACTTGAAGACGGCAGTATGGTACAAGTCGGGGATACGGCGATTGAAGTACGCGCGCTTTATTCCCCGGGACATACGATTGGATCAACGTCATTCATCGTCGATCAGCGCTATTTGTTGACGGGTGATATCTTGTTCATCGATTCGATTGGTCGTCCGGATTTAGCCGGTCTCGCAGAAGACTGGGTCGGCGACTTACGCGATTCACTCTACAACACATATCGTGATCTTTCACCGGAATTGATTGTTCTGCCAGCACACTTCATGATCATTGAAGAATTGAACACGGACGGTAGTGTAGCGGAGAAATTAAGCATCTTACTTGCGAACAATCATGGTCTCAACATCGACGATGAAACTGAATTCCGGAAGATGGTCACAGAGAACCTGCCACCACAACCGAACGCGTACCAAGACATCCGTGAAACGAACATGGGAAAACAGACACCCGATCTCGAGACACAACGGGAAATGGAAGTCGGTCCGAACCGCTGTGCGGTGCGCTAA
- a CDS encoding sulfurtransferase TusA family protein, whose amino-acid sequence MKSELVLDAKGLACPMPIVKTKKAIAELESGQILEVHATDKGAKNDLQAWATSGGHELLKHEEEASVLKFWIQKG is encoded by the coding sequence ATGAAATCAGAACTCGTACTCGACGCAAAAGGACTTGCATGTCCGATGCCAATCGTGAAAACAAAAAAAGCCATCGCGGAACTCGAATCAGGTCAAATCCTTGAAGTCCATGCAACGGATAAAGGGGCAAAAAACGATCTTCAGGCTTGGGCGACATCGGGTGGTCATGAACTCCTCAAACATGAAGAAGAAGCAAGCGTCCTAAAATTCTGGATTCAAAAAGGTTAA
- a CDS encoding DUF302 domain-containing protein, giving the protein MFDYTVTSHHDLDRVMTQLKQALSEASFGVLWEFDLAKKFEEKELSFAENYHILEVCQPKEAHRVVSHDLRAGYFLPCKIVVYTEDGQTKIGMPKPTALMDLADEAALQTVAEEVEHTLRHVIDQSAQ; this is encoded by the coding sequence ATGTTTGATTATACTGTTACATCGCATCACGACTTGGATCGCGTCATGACTCAATTGAAGCAAGCTCTATCAGAAGCATCGTTCGGTGTCCTATGGGAATTTGATTTAGCGAAAAAATTCGAAGAAAAAGAACTTTCTTTTGCTGAAAACTACCATATTCTCGAAGTATGCCAGCCAAAAGAAGCGCATCGCGTCGTATCCCACGATTTACGAGCCGGTTACTTTCTCCCTTGTAAAATCGTTGTCTATACAGAAGACGGACAAACGAAAATCGGTATGCCAAAGCCGACTGCCTTGATGGACTTAGCAGACGAAGCAGCACTTCAGACGGTCGCAGAAGAAGTGGAACATACGCTACGTCACGTGATTGATCAGTCCGCCCAATAA
- the msrB gene encoding peptide-methionine (R)-S-oxide reductase MsrB gives MKKRMWTVLSVIGLIVIMVGGYFVFQQQQAKSSGSKELSYQPEETAILAGGCFWCMEPPFEELKGVKSVISGYTGGDVENPTYNQVSAETTGHREAVLITFDPSVISYKQLLDVYWRQIDPTDADGQFVDQGESYTTAIFYTSEKQKEIAAQSKQDLDKQQIFDDKIVTPLIAAGPFYEAEAYHQDYYLTNEKKYKFYRAASGRDDFINRYWNDQPKLDLPTYPKLSDAEIKKKLTAIQYKVTQEDGTEPAFDNPYHDLKADGIYVDLISGEPLFSSNDKYDSKTGWPSFTKPLEPGNIIEKSDFSIGMKRMEVRSRHGNAHLGHVFSDGPKPTGLRYCMNSAALRFIPKEELKQEGYSEYVADFK, from the coding sequence ATGAAGAAACGAATGTGGACAGTTTTATCCGTCATCGGTCTCATCGTCATCATGGTCGGGGGATACTTCGTGTTCCAGCAACAGCAAGCAAAATCAAGTGGCAGTAAGGAATTGAGTTATCAACCGGAAGAGACAGCGATTTTAGCTGGAGGATGCTTCTGGTGTATGGAGCCCCCGTTCGAAGAGTTAAAAGGAGTCAAGTCCGTCATTTCTGGTTATACGGGCGGTGATGTTGAAAATCCGACGTATAATCAAGTGTCAGCGGAGACGACAGGGCATCGGGAAGCGGTGTTGATCACGTTTGATCCGAGTGTCATCTCATATAAACAATTGCTTGATGTTTACTGGCGTCAGATTGATCCAACGGACGCAGATGGTCAATTCGTCGACCAAGGGGAATCGTACACGACAGCGATTTTCTACACGAGTGAGAAACAAAAAGAAATCGCAGCACAATCGAAACAGGATTTAGACAAACAACAAATCTTCGATGATAAAATCGTCACACCATTGATTGCAGCAGGTCCTTTTTACGAAGCGGAAGCATACCATCAGGATTATTATTTGACGAACGAGAAAAAATATAAGTTTTATCGGGCAGCTTCTGGACGTGACGACTTCATCAATCGCTACTGGAACGATCAACCGAAACTCGATCTTCCAACTTATCCAAAGTTGTCTGATGCAGAAATCAAAAAGAAATTAACCGCGATCCAGTATAAAGTGACACAAGAAGATGGAACAGAGCCAGCATTTGATAATCCGTATCATGATTTAAAAGCAGACGGGATCTATGTCGATCTGATTTCTGGAGAACCACTGTTTTCATCAAATGATAAATATGACTCGAAGACAGGCTGGCCGAGTTTTACGAAACCACTTGAGCCGGGCAATATCATTGAGAAAAGTGACTTCTCAATCGGGATGAAACGGATGGAAGTTCGGAGTCGACATGGAAATGCACATCTCGGACACGTCTTCTCAGATGGTCCGAAACCGACCGGACTTCGATATTGTATGAACTCGGCTGCGTTACGTTTCATTCCGAAAGAGGAATTGAAACAAGAAGGATACAGCGAATATGTAGCAGATTTTAAATGA